From Anopheles darlingi chromosome 2, idAnoDarlMG_H_01, whole genome shotgun sequence, the proteins below share one genomic window:
- the LOC125948142 gene encoding fatty acid synthase, whose amino-acid sequence MESKDTEALAFRAKPPCPGDEIVISGIAGRFPNSNSVKEFGYNLYNKIDMVDDLETRWRHSNVEIPRRMGKVNNLEKFDATFFGVHFKQAHTMDPQCRILVEHAYEAAIDAGVNPKSLRGSRTGVFVGACFAESEKTWFYEKISSGGFGITGCSRAMMANRISYTMGLNGPSFLLDTACSSSMYALDCAFNAIRNGECDAAIVGGSNLLLHPYVTLQFARLGVLAADGYCRPFDKDASGYTRSEAISVMYLQKAKDAKRIYAKVVYSKTNCDGFKEEGITYPSGVMQRKLLSEFYNEIQIDPSTVDYVEAHSTGTVVGDPEECAGLDKIFCTGRKKPLPVGSVKSNIGHSESSSGICSVAKCIVALESRLIPPNINFRELRRDIPSLVEGRLKVVSDTIPLDGPLIAVNSFGFGGANAHALLYGNTKEKVNHGLPNDNLPRLITWSGRTEEAIDAVLTDMSNRHLDAEYVALLHSVQSESIPGNVFRGYGLYAKDGTENAICLGREAQHYTGLKRPLVWVFSGMGSQWSEMGASLMEIPIFRKAIEHCHQVLEKRGLNLLEILTSPNCKYDNILHSFVGIAAVQIGIVDVLRSLDLEPDFVIGHSVGELGCAYADRCFTAEQMILSAYSRGMASLETKTVHGSMAAVGLGFRKIRTMLPPGIEVACHNGPDSCTISGPKPNVEAFVAQLTEKGIFAKEVPCSNIPYHSKYIAEMGPRLLARLNEVIPEPKKRSAKWLSSSVPKIRWDQPESQFSSAHYHTNNLLSAVLFEETSALLPNNALTIEIAPHGLLQAILKKSMPNAIHIGLTKRGNKDNVQYMFNALGKLYINGLDIPVARLYPAVEFPVSRGTPMISHLIRWDHSEDWFVTKFEMQKSTKSGERRVKIKLNDEDYSYISGHVIDGRVLFPATAYLHLAWETLAMVKGPMYFDLEVEFEDVKFLRATSITKDQEIEFTVMLQPGTGRFEITEGTAAVVTGYIRHVENITLSEIPDPPVNDLPVLATRDFYKELRLRGYHYSGAFRSVLEARADSACGKINWELNWVSFLDCLLQCCIIGKDTRTLMIPTCIERMRIDPKMHLAIANTMEEGSQVFEFKNSKVLNTIRCGGIEIVGLQASTVARRKPPGIPVLESYQFIAHLPAPKLSKADAVRVCVQLALENIPVPKVKVVEVDFSESCPITPLFADALGDLPLVTADLMFLTRQQLALGGVHVEDGKLSTQTNSLFLISTNCLGRPEFVEEGTASLHESGFLLSREAANLVVDSIVPPAGYQLLAVFPVEHETFVLLQRIKRKFMAVPTIVKIPASGVAAGDYGWITTLKEAIKSGPVVAVAQGDHNSGIVGLINCIRKEPDGGMVSCVFVDDPKAPAFDLDNAVFKSQLRLGLAINVYRAGRWGSFRHLQLIQEIESKPRRNHCYANALVKGDLSSLTWLSGPFNHGRPKGELVKVMYSSLNFRDVMFATGKLSSDFANLSRVEQQCELGFEYSGISETGRRVMGMVTTGAMATHVECDDTLTWTIPERWSLEEAATIPVVYVTVYCALFINANIQKGQSILIHAGSGGIGLAAIRVCLAYGLEVYTTVGTDTKKEFLLQTYPQLKADNIGNSRDTSFERMIMLRTNGQGVDYVLNSLADDKLQASVRCLGKYGKFLEIGKYDMANDSKLGLNRFLRALSFTAVLVDFLFAAPQEEKMVLRKLLDKDIANGVIVPLKTNVFPAGDIEQAFRYLASGKHVGKVLLKVRDSPKDEESVPISYLPRVYCNPDRSYIIAGGLGGFGLELADWLVLRGCRKLVISSSRGLTKPYQLYRIKIWETYGVKVAISTDDIATRAGCEALIATANKLGHVGGIFNLAVQLRDGIFENQSVDRFVECMAPKAIATQFLDEVSRRTCPQLEFFVIFSSVSCGRGNAGQSNYGMANSVMERIIERRWADGLPAKAIQWGAVGEVGLVADMQEDKLDMEIGGTLQQRITSCLQEMDPLLTTPEPIVASMVVAEKRVRTSGKENIIESVMNIMSIRDIKSISMDTTLSELGMDSLMAVEIKQTLEREYELFLTPQDLRSLTFMKLQELTEAKATADENVKLKLANEKTPTGVAMLLRNLGDEFNSQHTILRLQSENDSKKYNACVLFTPGIEGVAGNAWHNIAAQLSLPTFITQLTHTINMTTVREIGAFLAPELIENVFKGTEHFYLVGYSFGAFITLELARILEETGMRGQILLIDGAPKFLRKLAIDQMTEDYTDDSIQVVLTSGIVNTIFPEDNTDVLPLLASCTTFDERIDKLLELSKDQNLYSEAYLRMMPKALFNRIKIALETDIEHPQMIKSPILLVRPTEVSVVDIEEDYDLSRYTEGTVSLKFVEGNHITMLDNPKLVQIIADSDPVLESDRCFQKYLQSATIAE is encoded by the exons ATGGAATCCAAAGACACCGAGGCGCTAGCGTTCCGCGCTAAGCCACCGTGCCCAGGCGATGAGATCGTCATTTCCGGCATTGCCGGGCGCTTCCCGAACTCGAACAGCGTCAAGGAGTTTGGCTACAATCTGTACAACAAGATCGACATGGTGGACGATCTGGAGACGCGCTGGCGCCACAGCAATGTGGAGATCCCGCGCCGTATGGGCAAGGTGAACAATCTCGAGAAGTTCGATGCGACCTTCTTTGGGGTGCATTTCAAGCAG GCCCACACGATGGATCCCCAGTGTCGTATACTGGTGGAGCATGCCTACGAGGCGGCCATCGATGCAGGTGTTAATCCGAAATCGCTCCGAGGCTCCCGTACTGGTGTGTTCGTCGGTGCATGCTTTGCCGAATCGGAGAAGACATGGTTCTACGAGAAAATCTCATCCGGTGGCTTTGGCATTACCGGTTGCTCTCGCGCAATGATGGCCAACCGTATCTCGTACACGATGGGGTTAAACGGTCCCTCCTTCCTGCTCGATACGGCATGCAGTAGCTCGATGTACGCGCTGGATTGTGCGTTCAACGCGATCCGCAATGGCGAATGCGATGCGGCCATTGTCGGTGGTTCCAATCTGTTGCTTCATCCCTACGTAACGCTCCAGTTCGCTCGTCTCGGTGTGCTGGCGGCCGACGGATACTGTCGGCCGTTCGACAAGGATGCATCGGGCTACACTCGCTCCGAGGCGATTTCCGTGATGTACCTGCAGAAGGCTAAGGACGCGAAGCGTATCTACGCCAAGGTCGTGTACTCCAAGACGAACTGTGACGGGTTTAAGGAGGAAGGTATCACGTACCCATCGGGTGTGATGCAGCGGAAGCTCCTGAGCGAGTTCTACAACGAAATCCAGATCGACCCGTCCACGGTGGACTACGTTGAGGCGCACAGTACCGGTACCGTCGTCGGTGATCCCGAGGAGTGTGCCGGTTTGGATAAAATCTTCTGTACCGGCCGCAAAAAGCCATTGCCGGTCGGATCGGTAAAATCGAACATTGGTCACTCGGAATCAAGCTCCGGCATCTGCTCGGTAGCGAAGTGTATCGTCGCCCTTGAATCGCGCCTGATTCCACCGAACATTAATTTCCGTGAGCTGCGCCGTGACATTCCGTCGCTCGTCGAGGGACGGCTGAAGGTCGTCTCGGATACGATACCCCTTGACGGACCGCTGATTGCGGTCAATTCATTCGGATTTGGCGGTGCCAATGCCCATGCACTTCTGTACGGTAACACGAAGGAAAAGGTTAACCATGGTCTGCCGAACGACAATCTGCCCCGTTTGATCACCTGGTCCGGTCGAACGGAGGAAGCCATCGATGCGGTGCTAACGGACATGAGCAATCGCCATCTGGATGCGGAGTACGTCGCGCTGCTGCATAGTGTGCAGAGCGAGTCTATCCCCGGTAACGTTTTCCGTGGCTATGGATTGTACGCAAAGGATGGAACCGAGAATGCGATCTGTCTGGGACGTGAAGCGCAGCACTACACCGGTCTGAAGCGCCCCCTCGTCTGGGTGTTCAGTGGAATGGGCTCTCAGTGGAGCGAAATGGGTGCCTCGCTTATGGAGATCCCAATCTTCCGGAAGGCGATCGAACACTGCCACCAGGTGCTAGAGAAGCGTGGTCTAAATTTGCTCGAGATTCTTACCTCGCCCAACTGCAAGTATGACAACATTCTACACTCGTTCGTCGGTATCGCAGCGGTACAGATCGGTATCGTGGACGTACTTCGTTCACTCGATCTCGAGCCAGACTTTGTGATCGGTCATTCGGTCGGTGAGCTGGGTTGTGCGTACGCCGATCGGTGCTTCACCGCCGAACAGATGATCCTGTCGGCGTACTCACGCGGTATGGCCAGTCTGGAAACGAAAACCGTCCACGGCTCTATGGCAGCCGTTGGATTGGGTTTCCGTAAGATCCGCACAATGCTACCGCCCGGTATTGAGGTAGCGTGTCACAATGGTCCCGACTCGTGCACCATCTCCGGACCGAAGCCAAACGTCGAGGCATTCGTGGCGCAGCTCACCGAGAAGGGTATCTTCGCGAAGGAGGTCCCTTGCTCCAACATTCCCTACCACAGCAAATACATTGCAGAGATGGGACCGAGGTTGCTGGCACGGCTCAACGAGGTGATCCCGGAACCGAAGAAACGGTCGGCCAAATGGCTCAGCTCGTCCGTACCAAAAATCCGCTGGGATCAACCGGAAAGCCAGTTCTCGTCGGCACACTATCACACCAACAATCTGCTCAGTGCCGTACTGTTCGAGGAAACGTCGGCCCTGCTGCCCAACAATGCGCTCACGATCGAGATCGCCCCGCACGGATTGCTGCAGGCCATCCTCAAGAAGTCAATGCCGAATGCCATCCACATCGGGCTGACCAAGCGTGGCAACAAGGACAACGTTCAGTACATGTTTAACGCACTTGGCAA ACTGTACATCAACGGGTTGGATATTCCTGTGGCACGGCTTTATCCGGCGGTTGAGTTCCCGGTGTCACGCGGTACTCCGATGATCTCGCATCTGATCCGTTGGGATCATTCGGAGGATTGGTTTGTGACCAAGTTCGAGATGCAAAAGTCAACCAAGAGTGGCGAACGGCGTGTGAAGATCAAGCTGAACGATGAAGATTACAGCTACATCTCCGGTCACGTGATCGATGGGCGTGTGCTCTTCCCGGCCACGGCTTACCTCCACCTGGCCTGGGAAACGCTAGCCATGGTCAAGGGACCGATGTACTTCGATCTTGAGGTCGAGTTCGAGGATGTCAAGTTCTTGCGCGCCACCTCGATCACTAAGGATCAGGAGATTGAGTTCACGGTGATGCTGCAGCCGGGCACGGGTCGGTTTGAGATTACCGAAGGTACGGCCGCCGTCGTGACGGGCTACATTCGGCACGTCGAGAACATCACGCTGTCCGAGATTCCCGATCCACCGGTGAACGATCTACCGGTGCTGGCCACGCGCGACTTTTACAAAGAGCTGCGCCTTCGTGGTTATCACTACAGTGGGGCGTTCCGCTCTGTTCTGGAGGCGCGAGCCGACAGTGCGTGCGGTAAGATCAACTGGGAGTTGAACTGGGTTTCGTTCCTTGATTGTCTGCTGCAGTGCTGCATCATCGGCAAGGACACGCGCACCCTGATGATTCCTACGTGCATCGAGCGGATGCGTATCGATCCGAAGATGCACCTGGCCATCGCCAACACGATGGAGGAAGGCAGTCAGGTGTTTGAGTTCAAAAACTCCAAGGTGCTCAACACGATCCGGTGTGGAGGCATCGAGATCGTGGGTCTGCAGGCGAGTACAGTCGCGCGCCGTAAACCGCCCGGTATTCCGGTTCTGGAATCGTACCAGTTCATCGCGCACCTACCCGCACCGAAGCTCTCCAAGGCGGATGCGGTCCGCGTTTGTGTTCAACTCGCCCTGGAGAACATTCCGGTACCGAAGGTGAAGGTAGTGGAGGTGGACTTTAGCGAGAGCTGCCCGATCACGCCACTGTTTGCCGATGCCCTCGGCGATCTGCCACTGGTGACCGCGGATCTGATGTTCCTCACGCGGCAGCAGCTTGCCCTCGGCGGTGTGCACGTCGAGGACGGTAAACTGTCGACGCAAACCAACTCACTGTTCCTCATCTCGACCAACTGTCTCGGTCGGCCGGAGTTTGTCGAGGAGGGCACTGCCAGTCTGCACGAGAGTGGCTTCCTGTTGTCCCGGGAGGCGGCAAATCTGGTGGTGGACAGCATCGTTCCACCGGCTGGCTATCAGCTGCTGGCCGTGTTCCCGGTCGAGCACGAGACGTTTGTGCTGCTCCAACGCATCAAGCGCAAGTTTATGGCCGTCCCTACGATTGTGAAGATCCCGGCTAGTGGTGTCGCTGCAGGCGATTACGGTTGGATCACGACGCTCAAGGAAGCCATCAAATCCGGACCGGTGGTGGCTGTTGCCCAGGGTGACCATAACTCCGGCATCGTGGGACTGATCAACTGTATCCGCAAGGAACCAGATGGTGGTATGGTGAGCTGCGTGTTTGTGGATGACCCGAAAGCACCGGCCTTCGATCTGGACAACGCCGTATTCAAGAGCCAGCTGCGCCTAGGGTTGGCCATTAACGTATACCGAGCAGGACGTTGGGGTAGCTTCCGTCATCTTCAGCTGATTCAGGAGATTGAATCGAAACCGCGGCGCAATCACTGCTACGCCAACGCCCTGGTCAAGGGCGATTTGTCGTCGTTAACCTGGCTAAGCGGTCCATTCAACCATGGCCGGCCGAAGGGTGagctggtgaaggtgatgtACAGTTCGCTCAACTTCCGCGACGTGATGTTCGCGACCGGAAAACTGTCGTCGGACTTTGCCAACCTGTCGCGCGTCGAGCAACAGTGTGAGCTGGGCTTCGAGTACTCGGGCATCAGTGAGACGGGTCGGCGCGTCATGGGCATGGTAACGACCGGTGCGATGGCCACGCATGTCGAGTGCGACGATACTCTTACTTGGACCATACCGGAACGCTGGTCGTTGGAGGAGGCGGCCACCATACCAGTCGTCTATGTGACCGTTTACTGCGCCCTGTTCATCAATGCCAACATCCAGAAGGGTCAATCGATCCTCATTCAcgccggtagtggtggtattGGTTTGGCCGCGATCCGTGTTTGCCTGGCGTACGGTCTCGAGGTGTATACGACCGTCGGTACCGACACGAAGAAGGAGTTCCTACTGCAAACCTACCCCCAGCTGAAGGCTGACAATATCGGAAACTCCCGCGATACCTCCTTCGAGCGCATGATCATGCTGCGCACCAATGGGCAGGGTGTGGACTACGTCCTGAACTCGTTAGCCGACGATAAGCTGCAAGCCTCGGTACGCTGCCTGGGCAAGTACGGCAAGTTCCTCGAGATTGGCAAGTACGATATGGCGAACGATTCCAAGCTCGGCCTGAATCGGTTCCTTCGTGCGCTCTCCTTTACGGCCGTTCTGGTGGATTTCCTGTTTGCCGCACCACAAGAAGAGAAGATG GTCCTGCGCAAACTGCTCGATAAGGATATCGCGAACGGTGTGATAGTACCGCTGAAGACGAACGTTTTCCCGGCGGGCGATATTGAGCAGGCCTTCCGCTATCTGGCCAGCGGTAAGCACGTCGGTAAAGTGCTGTTGAAGGTGCGCGATTCACCGAAGGACGAGGAGTCGGTACCGATCAGCTATCTGCCCCGCGTTTACTGCAACCCGGATCGATCGTACATCATTGCCGGTGGTCTCGGTGGATTTGGTCTCGAGCTGGCCGATTGGTTGGTGCTGCGCGGTTGCCGTAAGCTAGTGATCAGCTCGAGCCGTGGTCTTACTAAACCATATCAACTGTACCGCATTAA AATCTGGGAAACCTATGGGGTGAAAGTAGCCATCAGTACGGATGACATTGCTACTCGGGCAGGTTGCGAGGCGCTGATCGCGACCGCCAACAAGCTAGGCCATGTCGGTGGCATCTTCAATCTGGCCGTGCAGCTAAGGGATGGCATCTTCGAGAACCAGTCGGTCGACCGTTTCGTCGAGTGTATGGCACCGAAAGCAATCGCTACCCAGTTCCTGGATGAGGTGAGCCGTCGCACCTGTCCGCAGCTCGAATTCTTCGTCATTTTCTCCAGCGTTTCCTGTGGCCGTGGTAATGCTGGCCAGAGTAACTACGGTATGGCGAATTCGGTCATGGAGCGCATCATCGAGCGCCGGTGGGCTGATGGGTTGCCGGCAAAGGCGATCCAGTGGGGTGCTGTCGGTGAAGTTGGTCTGGTGGCCGATATGCAGGAGGACAAACTGGACATGGAGATCGGTGGTACgctgcagcagcgcatcaCGTCCTGCCTGCAGGAGATGGATCCACTGCTGACGACACCGGAACCGATCGTGGCAagcatggtggtggccgagaaGCGTGTGCGTACCAGTGGCAAGGAGAACATAATCGAATCGGTGATGAACATCATGAGCATCCGCGACATCAAATCGATCTCGATGGACACGACACTGTCTGAGTTAGGCATGGACTCGTTGATGGCCGTCGAGATCAAGCAGACGCTCGAGCGAGAGTACGAACTATTCCTGACGCCCCAGGATCTACGTTCGCTCACTTTCATGAAACTACAGGAGCTGACCGAAGCGAAGGCGACTGCCGATGAGAATGTGAAGCTGAAACTGGCCAACGAGAAAACGCCCACCGGAGTGGCCATGTTGCTGCGTAACTTGGGCGACGAGTTCAACAGCCAGCACACGATCCTGCGGTTGCAGTCGGAGAACGACTCGAAGAAGTACAACGCGTGCGTTCTGTTCACGCCCGGTATCGAGGGTGTGGCCGGTAACGCGTGGCACAACATTGCCGCCCAGCTATCGCTGCCCACCTTCATCACGCAGCTAACGCACACGATCAACATGACGACGGTGCGCGAGATCGGTGCCTTCCTGGCGCCGGAGCTAATCGAGAACGTTTTCAAGGGCACGGAACACTTCTACCTCGTTGGTTACTCGTTCGGTGCGTTCATTACGCTCGAGCTGGCTCGCATTCTCGAGGAAACGGGCATGCGGGGACAAATCCTGCTGATCGATGGTGCCCCCAAGTTCCTGCGCAAGCTTGCGATCGATCAGATGACGGAGGATTACACCGATGACAGCATACAGGTGGTGCTTACGTCCGGTATCGTCAATACGATCTTCCCCGAGGACAACACGGATGTGCTACCGCTGCTGGCCTCCTGTACCACCTTCGATGAGCGCATAGATAAGCTGCTCGAGCTGTCGAAGGACCAGAACCTCTACTCGGAAGCCTATCTGCGCATGATGCCGAAGGCGCTGTTCAACCGCATCAAGATCGCTCTCGAAACCGACATCGAGCATCCGCAGATGATCAAATCGCCGATTTTGCTCGTACGTCCGACGGAGGTTTCGGTGGTTGATATCGAGGAGGACTACGATCTGTCCCGGTACACCGAGGGTACCGTGAGCCTCAAGTTCGTCGAGGGTAACCATATCACGATGCTGGACAACCCGAAGCTGGTACAAATCATTGCCGATTCGGATCCGGTGCTAGAATCGGACCGTTGCTTCCAGAAGTACCTTCAAAGTGCCACCATAGCAGAGTAG
- the LOC125948197 gene encoding 39S ribosomal protein L44, mitochondrial — protein MLLFNVSRALLRSARRVSDHQCRDVHRWVAPTLRELRRRREKMGPEATLPRSSHTDWNYNAEIFAFGKRLQENFEPSVLQQAFTHQSFIEQEKQKQAAVGIDEPVLGVHDNRELIAQGDALIQQYVEAFLLKALPRLPQQFVGSIQEALTSEAQLAHVSAHLGTKDIILAADFPIDDTLLASTLKAIVAALQRSSGDERCFLFVRDFLCTTLNQRDPFEYLHITDALGTLREYCQERELAEPEPRLIGTVGKNTLLAAHAVGIYCDQKLLGTGYGEDQTIASQEAARDCLRKLFGIELHMRPVDFNLTLSDCGAKIKSSQAVKGARNG, from the coding sequence ATGCTGTTGTTTAACGTTTCCCGTGCACTGCTACGAAGCGCTCGGCGCGTAAGTGATCACCAGTGCCGCGATGTACACCGGTGGGTGGCGCCAACGCTGCGCGAACTTCGCCGGCGCCGGGAAAAGATGGGTCCCGAGGCCACCCTTCCACGTTCGTCGCACACGGACTGGAACTACAATGCGGAAATCTTCGCCTTCGGTAAACGACTACAGGAAAACTTTGAACCGAGCGTGCTCCAACAGGCCTTCACACATCAGTCCTTCATCGagcaggaaaagcaaaagcaggCTGCGGTTGGTATCGACGAGCCAGTGCTGGGCGTTCATGATAACCGCGAACTGATCGCACAAGGTGACGCGCTAATACAGCAGTACGTTGAAGCATTCCTCCTGAAAGCCCTTCCTCGGTTACCGCAGCAGTTCGTCGGTTCCATCCAGGAAGCGCTTACCTCGGAAGCGCAGCTCGCTCACGTATCCGCCCATCTCGGCACGAAGGATATCATTCTGGCGGCCGATTTCCCGATCGATGACACACTCCTGGCATCGACACTGAAGGCCATCGTAGCGGCCCTGCAGCGTTCTTCCGGCGACGAACGGTGTTTTTTGTTCGTGCGTGATTTCCTCTGCACCACCCTGAATCAGCGTGATCCCTTCGAGTATCTTCACATCACGGATGCGCTCGGAACGCTGCGCGAGTACTGCCAGGAGCGCGAGCTAGCAGAACCCGAACCTCGCCTCATCGGCACTGTCGGCAAGAATACACTTCTGGCGGCACACGCCGTCGGGATCTACTGCGACCAGAAGCTGCTGGGGACGGGCTATGGAGAAGATCAAACGATCGCTAGCCAGGAAGCGGCCCGTGACTGTCTCCGCAAACTGTTCGGCATCGAGCTACACATGCGTCCGGTTGACTTCAATCTAACGCTTTCGGATTGTGGAGCCAAGATTAAGAGCAGCCAAGCGGTCAAGGGTGCGCGTAACGGTTAA